One window from the genome of Pseudonocardia hierapolitana encodes:
- a CDS encoding EamA family transporter, producing MGLALAVVSAVTFGLSGPFAKALTDAGWSANGAVLVRMGGAAAVLLVILALIRPGVLAAVRADGPALVLYGVLAVAGVQVAFFNALLYVPVAVALLLEFLGPILVLAWVWLVRRQRLGPRTLLGAVVALFGLSLVVQIWTGVELRWEGIAWGLAAAVCQASYFLVADRAGSATPPLVLAGVGMTIGTVVVALLGVAGVLPIVIDTAATGVLLAGVDVGWPLAATLLVLISSVIAYLAGVAAIARIGAPRGSLVALLEVVASAVASWLLLGQVPTPVQAVGGALILSGVAMTITSRRPARALETQISPVA from the coding sequence GTGGGGCTTGCGCTCGCGGTGGTATCCGCCGTCACGTTCGGGCTGTCGGGGCCCTTCGCGAAGGCGCTGACGGACGCCGGCTGGTCGGCCAACGGTGCCGTGCTCGTCCGGATGGGCGGGGCCGCGGCGGTCCTGCTGGTGATACTCGCGCTGATCCGGCCCGGCGTGCTGGCCGCGGTGCGCGCCGACGGCCCCGCCCTGGTGCTGTACGGCGTGCTCGCGGTGGCAGGCGTGCAGGTGGCGTTCTTCAACGCGCTGCTCTACGTGCCGGTCGCGGTCGCACTCCTGCTGGAGTTCCTCGGCCCGATCCTGGTGCTCGCCTGGGTGTGGCTGGTGCGCAGGCAGCGGCTCGGCCCGCGCACGCTGCTCGGCGCCGTGGTCGCGCTCTTCGGGCTGTCACTGGTGGTGCAGATCTGGACCGGCGTCGAGCTGCGCTGGGAGGGGATCGCCTGGGGTCTCGCCGCCGCGGTGTGCCAGGCGTCGTACTTCCTGGTCGCCGACCGCGCAGGCAGCGCCACCCCGCCGCTGGTGCTCGCCGGCGTCGGGATGACCATCGGCACGGTCGTCGTGGCCCTCCTCGGCGTCGCGGGCGTGCTGCCGATCGTGATCGACACCGCCGCGACCGGTGTGCTCCTCGCGGGCGTCGATGTCGGGTGGCCCCTGGCCGCCACACTGCTGGTGCTCATCTCGTCGGTGATCGCCTACCTCGCGGGCGTGGCCGCGATCGCCCGCATCGGTGCGCCTCGCGGCTCGCTGGTGGCGTTGCTCGAGGTGGTCGCCTCCGCGGTGGCCTCGTGGCTGCTGCTGGGTCAGGTGCCCACGCCGGTGCAGGCGGTGGGCGGGGCGCTGATCCTCAGCGGCGTCGCCATGACCATCACATCGCGGCGCCCGGCCCGCGCCCTCGAAACCCAGATCTCACCCGTCGCCTGA
- a CDS encoding GAF and ANTAR domain-containing protein yields MTDAGQEGRERVLTEAFVSLADTLVTDFDVIDLLHRLCNDSVALLPVDAAGLMLSDQRGTLRVVSSSTEQAHLVELFQLQANEGPCLDCFHTSRQVVVADLDDEARWPRFVAHAREAGYRSVHALPLRLRSETIGGLNLFASTPGELSPHALRVGQALADVATIGILQERALRRQEMLAEQLQGALNSRVIIEQAKGMLAERGRIELDQAFTLLRAAARSRQRRLSDLARDIVSGAVISGVLPDPPRPNE; encoded by the coding sequence ATGACGGACGCCGGGCAGGAGGGTCGCGAAAGGGTACTGACGGAGGCGTTCGTCAGCCTTGCCGACACCCTGGTGACCGACTTCGACGTGATCGACCTGCTGCACCGCCTGTGCAACGACAGCGTCGCGTTGCTACCGGTCGACGCCGCCGGTCTGATGCTGTCGGACCAGCGCGGCACGCTGCGGGTGGTGTCCTCCTCGACCGAGCAGGCGCACCTCGTCGAGCTCTTCCAACTGCAGGCCAACGAAGGTCCGTGCCTGGACTGCTTCCACACCAGCCGGCAGGTCGTCGTCGCCGACCTCGACGACGAAGCCCGCTGGCCGCGCTTCGTCGCGCACGCGCGGGAAGCCGGCTACCGGTCCGTGCACGCGCTTCCCCTGCGCCTGCGCTCGGAGACGATCGGCGGGCTCAACCTGTTCGCGAGCACACCCGGCGAGCTCTCGCCGCACGCACTCCGGGTCGGGCAGGCGCTGGCCGACGTGGCCACCATCGGCATCCTGCAGGAACGCGCCCTCCGCCGCCAGGAGATGCTCGCCGAGCAACTGCAAGGCGCGCTCAACAGCCGCGTGATCATCGAACAGGCCAAGGGCATGCTCGCCGAACGCGGCCGGATCGAACTCGATCAGGCGTTCACCCTGCTCCGCGCGGCGGCGCGGTCCCGCCAGCGACGGCTCAGCGACCTCGCCCGGGACATCGTCAGCGGCGCCGTCATCTCGGGTGTACTGCCCGACCCGCCCCGGCCGAACGAGTAG
- a CDS encoding GAF and ANTAR domain-containing protein has protein sequence MAEPGGLTQLLADIVAEGGAAAPRRICEACLALLPVSRAAVTMMAGPDRQEPIFASDAVATHLDELQFRLGEGPCVEAFTERRPVLVPDLMELTDSRWPIFAAAARRTPVRAAFVLPLQVGVIGVGVLDLYRDEPGMLDDDDLAGALRAADAVLWALLGIRAGDPPQRPAQANPADNGADPHGWLTGSPLDHTSVYQATGMIMAQLDVPAETALSRLRAYAFVHDRSIDDIARDVVARRLRFTAEEEES, from the coding sequence ATGGCTGAGCCGGGCGGACTCACGCAGCTGTTGGCCGACATCGTGGCCGAAGGCGGCGCTGCGGCACCGCGGCGGATCTGCGAGGCCTGCCTCGCGCTGCTGCCGGTCAGCCGTGCTGCCGTGACGATGATGGCGGGCCCGGACCGCCAGGAGCCGATCTTCGCAAGCGACGCGGTCGCGACCCATCTCGACGAGCTGCAGTTCCGCCTGGGTGAGGGACCGTGTGTGGAGGCGTTCACGGAGCGCCGACCGGTGCTCGTCCCGGACCTGATGGAGCTGACCGACAGCCGCTGGCCGATCTTCGCCGCCGCGGCCCGGCGCACACCGGTCCGTGCCGCCTTCGTGCTCCCGCTGCAGGTCGGTGTGATCGGAGTCGGGGTCCTGGACCTGTACCGCGACGAGCCCGGCATGCTCGACGACGACGACCTGGCAGGCGCGCTGCGTGCCGCCGACGCGGTGCTGTGGGCGCTGCTCGGCATCCGGGCCGGTGACCCGCCACAGCGTCCGGCGCAGGCGAACCCGGCGGACAACGGCGCCGACCCGCACGGCTGGTTGACCGGGTCGCCGTTGGACCACACCTCGGTCTACCAGGCCACTGGGATGATCATGGCCCAGCTGGACGTGCCCGCCGAAACGGCGTTGAGCAGGCTGCGCGCCTACGCATTCGTGCACGACCGATCGATCGACGACATCGCCCGGGACGTCGTGGCACGACGCCTGCGGTTCACAGCCGAGGAGGAGGAATCATGA
- a CDS encoding acyl-CoA desaturase, which yields MTTSTPASTARGGAPPTGVSRPGGAKPVLDGRRPPGESALVYIFTLVPTFALLAAIPLAWGWALSWTDVGIAVGFYLLSAFGVTVGFHRHFTHRAFKANRGLRAGLAIAGSMALQGDVITWVADHRRHHAFSDKEGDPHSPWLFGTTPVALAKGFFHAHLGWLFGKDRTNAERFTPDLLADRDIARISRLFPLFTVISLLAPALLGGLITMSFWGAVTAFFWAGLVRVAVLHHVTWSINSICHMIGERPFAAQGKATNFWPLALLSLGESWHNLHHADPTCARHGVQAGQIDLSARLIQAFEKLGWARDVRWPTPARLAKLNAAS from the coding sequence ATGACGACGTCGACCCCCGCGTCCACCGCCCGTGGCGGCGCGCCACCCACCGGCGTCTCACGACCCGGCGGCGCCAAACCCGTCCTCGACGGCCGGCGCCCGCCCGGCGAGAGCGCCCTCGTCTACATCTTCACCCTGGTCCCGACATTCGCGCTGCTCGCGGCCATACCGCTGGCCTGGGGTTGGGCGTTGAGCTGGACCGACGTCGGCATCGCCGTCGGCTTCTACCTGCTGTCCGCCTTCGGCGTCACCGTCGGCTTCCACCGCCACTTCACCCACCGGGCGTTCAAGGCGAACCGTGGTCTGCGAGCCGGACTGGCGATCGCGGGCAGCATGGCCCTGCAGGGCGACGTCATCACCTGGGTGGCCGACCACCGCCGCCACCACGCCTTCTCCGACAAGGAGGGCGACCCGCACTCCCCGTGGCTGTTCGGGACCACTCCCGTCGCGCTGGCCAAGGGCTTCTTCCACGCCCACCTCGGCTGGCTGTTCGGCAAGGACCGCACGAACGCCGAGCGCTTCACCCCCGACCTGCTCGCCGACCGGGACATCGCCCGGATCAGCAGGCTGTTCCCGCTGTTCACCGTGATCAGCCTGCTCGCGCCCGCCCTGCTCGGTGGCCTGATCACCATGTCGTTCTGGGGTGCCGTCACGGCGTTCTTCTGGGCCGGGCTGGTCCGCGTGGCCGTGCTGCACCACGTCACATGGTCGATCAACTCGATCTGCCACATGATCGGCGAGCGTCCCTTCGCCGCGCAGGGCAAGGCGACCAACTTCTGGCCCCTGGCGCTCCTGTCCCTCGGCGAGTCATGGCACAACCTGCACCACGCCGACCCGACCTGTGCCCGTCACGGGGTCCAGGCGGGACAGATCGACCTGTCCGCCCGTCTCATCCAGGCCTTCGAGAAGCTGGGATGGGCCCGCGACGTGCGCTGGCCCACGCCCGCCCGCCTCGCGAAGCTCAACGCCGCGAGCTGA
- a CDS encoding TetR/AcrR family transcriptional regulator C-terminal domain-containing protein, protein MVGRDTMPGAEVSDVDGDTDRGAGAPAAPARRRVRRRTGLSRADVLGAALALVDADGVEALSMRRLGAALSRDPMRLYRYASSKEDLLDGIVEFAMAELPVPATPADGDWEEALRRAAHAFRELALAHPHLVPLMATRPLATPLATRPLGMLRPLEALLDLLIRAGFDGGGALHAYRLYAGFLYGHVLNELQERAHGPDEGDDLLRLGLHRLPVPEFPRLRALAGELAAYDGERELDEGLDVILTGLRPRTTVSPENASSSIGVLNASEFAQESGRIGGREPPAGVS, encoded by the coding sequence ATGGTGGGGCGGGACACGATGCCGGGTGCGGAGGTGAGCGACGTGGACGGTGACACCGACCGCGGTGCAGGAGCGCCCGCCGCCCCCGCCAGGCGACGGGTCAGGCGACGCACCGGGCTGTCCCGGGCCGACGTGCTCGGCGCGGCGCTGGCGCTCGTCGATGCCGACGGGGTCGAGGCGCTGTCCATGCGCCGCCTCGGCGCGGCGCTCAGCCGTGACCCGATGCGGCTGTACCGCTACGCCTCCAGCAAGGAGGACCTGCTCGACGGGATCGTCGAGTTCGCGATGGCCGAGCTGCCGGTCCCCGCCACGCCGGCGGACGGCGACTGGGAGGAGGCGTTGCGCCGCGCTGCGCACGCCTTCCGGGAGCTCGCCCTCGCCCACCCGCATCTCGTCCCGCTGATGGCGACCCGGCCGCTGGCCACCCCGCTCGCCACGCGCCCCCTCGGCATGTTGCGCCCGCTCGAGGCCTTGCTGGACCTGCTCATCCGGGCCGGGTTCGACGGTGGCGGCGCGTTGCACGCCTACCGGCTCTACGCGGGCTTCCTCTACGGCCACGTGCTCAACGAGCTGCAGGAGCGCGCGCACGGCCCGGACGAGGGCGACGACCTGCTGCGGCTGGGTCTGCACCGGCTGCCGGTGCCCGAGTTCCCGCGGTTGCGCGCACTCGCCGGTGAGCTCGCCGCATACGACGGCGAACGCGAGCTCGACGAGGGCCTCGACGTCATCCTCACGGGCCTGCGACCGCGGACGACGGTTTCGCCAGAGAATGCGTCGAGTTCCATCGGCGTGCTGAACGCGAGCGAATTCGCTCAGGAAAGCGGCCGAATCGGCGGTCGCGAGCCGCCGGCGGGTGTATCGTGA
- a CDS encoding DUF5994 family protein: MTSDSTTRSIPSIDGHPQLRLRLKPPGPVTGFVDGGWWPRSRDLPAELPALLAVLAVRMGPVESVSYNLDAWGPTPRRITIDGRLVRLAGYRSQNPATVDVLSAAHLVTLLVVAPDAAPASAHGALMAAGHRGNTDRVDALLLAEPVSA, from the coding sequence ATGACGTCGGATTCCACCACCCGAAGCATTCCTTCGATCGACGGTCACCCTCAACTGCGGCTGCGGTTGAAACCGCCCGGACCTGTCACCGGCTTCGTCGACGGTGGATGGTGGCCCCGCTCGCGTGACCTTCCGGCCGAACTTCCGGCGCTGCTGGCCGTGCTCGCGGTCCGGATGGGGCCCGTCGAGAGCGTGAGCTACAACCTCGACGCATGGGGCCCCACGCCGCGCCGGATCACCATCGACGGCCGGCTCGTCCGGCTCGCGGGCTACCGGTCGCAGAACCCCGCCACGGTCGACGTCCTGAGCGCAGCACACCTGGTCACGCTCTTGGTCGTGGCGCCCGACGCCGCCCCGGCGTCCGCGCACGGCGCGCTGATGGCAGCGGGCCATCGAGGCAACACCGACCGCGTCGACGCGCTGCTGCTCGCAGAGCCCGTCAGCGCCTGA
- a CDS encoding DUF6307 family protein — protein sequence MESNGKNYISLYEQRIQLVASALTQHSKLSEKDASDLAVHVLYAIDHIPEKVR from the coding sequence ATGGAAAGCAACGGCAAGAACTACATCTCACTCTACGAACAGCGCATCCAGCTGGTCGCGTCTGCCTTGACGCAACACTCGAAGCTCAGTGAGAAGGACGCATCGGATCTCGCGGTGCACGTGCTGTACGCCATCGACCACATTCCGGAGAAGGTGCGGTAG
- a CDS encoding glycoside hydrolase family 130 protein, with protein MTAGMVTRLDAALTADPARVLARLFVPGHELVGATESRATGVLARIRALPEAEVRSTLRGVLARYAGRHRDLQGVLAAHYEEIAHRVPDRDASSEERRMLIGAWFTHEYSIEAAALFNPSVVAHPDQSGLPEGHVRFVMSLRAVGEGHLSSIEFRTGVLGRGRELSLDAPGPHIETGRTGPAVHDRVLFAAALAEDGSDAESASFLVGSLPDRFGEQELDRAVEALTRQRVTRHGGARTADRARRIARCSYEIAFSSRSTIAERVLWPRGPSEARGMEDARFVRVVPDNGGPTYRATYTAFDGDHVAPQLIETSDFRRFRISQLAGPAAKNKGMALFPRTVAGRHVALSRWDRETNAIATSSDGFVWGEPRTLHVPSRAWELTQTGNCGSPVETDAGWLVLTHGVGPMREYAIGALLLDLEEPSRVIGALREPLMRPREDERDGYVPNVVYSCGALLHGDRLLLPYGASDASVRFAVVDVPLLLAQLATDGPPSTA; from the coding sequence ATGACGGCCGGCATGGTGACGCGCCTCGACGCCGCGCTGACGGCGGACCCGGCGCGCGTGCTGGCCCGGCTGTTCGTCCCCGGCCACGAGCTCGTGGGAGCGACCGAGTCCCGGGCCACCGGCGTGTTGGCGCGGATCCGCGCGCTCCCCGAAGCAGAGGTCCGCTCCACGCTGCGGGGCGTTCTCGCCCGCTACGCGGGCCGGCACCGGGATCTGCAGGGCGTGCTGGCGGCCCACTACGAGGAGATCGCCCACCGGGTGCCCGACCGCGACGCGTCGAGCGAGGAACGGCGGATGCTGATCGGGGCGTGGTTCACCCACGAGTACTCGATCGAAGCAGCCGCGCTGTTCAACCCGTCGGTCGTGGCGCATCCCGACCAGTCCGGTCTGCCCGAGGGCCACGTCCGGTTCGTCATGTCCTTGCGCGCGGTCGGCGAGGGTCACCTGTCGTCGATCGAGTTCCGCACCGGTGTCCTCGGTCGCGGACGCGAACTGTCCCTGGACGCCCCCGGTCCACACATCGAGACCGGCCGCACCGGGCCGGCCGTCCACGACAGGGTGCTGTTCGCGGCGGCGCTCGCCGAGGACGGCTCCGATGCGGAGAGCGCGTCGTTCCTCGTCGGAAGCCTCCCCGACCGGTTCGGTGAGCAGGAGTTGGACCGGGCCGTCGAGGCCTTGACGAGGCAGCGGGTCACCAGGCACGGCGGCGCCCGCACCGCGGACCGCGCGCGACGCATCGCCCGCTGCAGCTACGAGATCGCGTTCTCGTCGCGGTCGACGATCGCCGAGCGGGTGCTGTGGCCGCGCGGCCCCTCGGAGGCGCGGGGCATGGAGGACGCCCGCTTCGTCCGCGTCGTCCCCGACAACGGCGGCCCGACCTACCGGGCCACCTACACCGCGTTCGACGGCGACCACGTCGCGCCCCAGCTCATCGAGACCTCCGACTTCCGGCGTTTCCGGATATCCCAGCTCGCCGGGCCGGCCGCGAAGAACAAGGGGATGGCGCTGTTCCCCCGCACGGTCGCGGGGCGGCATGTCGCCCTCTCCCGGTGGGACCGGGAGACCAACGCGATCGCGACGTCATCCGACGGCTTCGTGTGGGGGGAACCGCGCACGCTGCACGTCCCGAGCCGTGCGTGGGAGCTCACGCAGACCGGCAACTGCGGCTCCCCGGTCGAGACCGACGCGGGCTGGCTGGTCCTCACCCACGGCGTCGGGCCGATGCGCGAGTACGCCATCGGTGCCCTGCTGCTCGACCTGGAGGAACCGAGCCGCGTGATCGGCGCGCTGCGCGAACCGCTCATGCGGCCACGCGAGGACGAACGCGACGGTTACGTGCCCAACGTCGTGTACTCCTGTGGCGCACTCCTGCACGGCGACCGGCTCCTGCTGCCGTACGGGGCCAGCGACGCCTCCGTGCGTTTCGCCGTGGTCGATGTGCCGCTCCTCCTGGCGCAGCTGGCCACCGACGGGCCGCCGAGCACGGCGTAG
- a CDS encoding glycosyltransferase, whose product MPTTIQRPPVPAPRLPGDASRPATIGILSTYPPTQCGLATFSSALAEQLNRRPGTAGIVRVVDRAESHPGAEVAAHVVNGSAGSAAEAALHLNGFGAVVVQHEYGIYGGADGCDVIDIVAGLTVPTIIVLHTVLKEPTPRQRRILRWLVESADVVVTMTETARQRLVASYGADPDAVVVIPHGAIDHGPVDTEAARAERLATDRPLVLTWGLLGPGKGIEWAIDSLPGLRDLRPRYLVIGKTHPKVLERDGEEYRQSLVLRAHNRGVADVVELDDRYLEVGELAALVQLADVVLLPYDSHEQVTSGVLIEAVAAGRPVVSTAFPHAVELLGDGTGLVVPQRDPVALEAALRRALGEPELADGMAERAASKAPGLLWGAVASRYRQIAESLVTAPVRVTS is encoded by the coding sequence GTGCCCACCACGATCCAGCGACCCCCGGTACCGGCTCCCCGCCTGCCCGGCGACGCGTCGCGACCGGCGACGATCGGGATCCTCAGCACCTATCCCCCGACTCAGTGCGGGCTCGCGACGTTCAGCTCCGCCCTCGCCGAGCAGCTGAACCGCCGGCCGGGGACCGCCGGGATCGTCCGGGTCGTCGACCGGGCCGAGTCGCATCCCGGGGCCGAGGTCGCGGCGCACGTGGTGAACGGATCCGCCGGCAGCGCCGCCGAGGCGGCGCTGCACCTGAACGGGTTCGGGGCCGTCGTGGTCCAGCACGAGTACGGGATCTACGGCGGCGCCGACGGCTGCGACGTGATCGACATCGTGGCGGGCCTGACGGTGCCGACGATCATCGTGCTGCACACCGTGCTCAAGGAGCCCACCCCGCGGCAGCGGCGCATCCTGCGCTGGCTCGTCGAGTCGGCCGACGTCGTCGTGACCATGACCGAGACCGCGCGGCAGCGGCTGGTGGCGAGCTACGGCGCCGACCCCGACGCCGTCGTCGTCATCCCGCACGGCGCGATCGACCACGGTCCGGTCGACACCGAGGCGGCCCGGGCCGAACGGCTCGCGACCGATCGCCCCCTCGTCCTGACCTGGGGTCTGTTGGGACCGGGAAAGGGCATCGAGTGGGCGATCGACTCGCTGCCGGGCCTGCGCGACCTGCGACCCCGTTACCTCGTCATCGGCAAGACGCATCCCAAGGTGCTCGAGCGCGACGGCGAGGAGTACCGGCAGAGCCTGGTGCTGCGGGCGCACAACCGGGGCGTGGCCGACGTCGTGGAGCTGGACGACCGGTACCTCGAGGTCGGCGAGCTCGCCGCGCTCGTGCAGCTGGCCGATGTCGTCCTCCTGCCCTACGACTCGCACGAGCAGGTGACCTCCGGCGTGCTCATCGAAGCGGTGGCTGCGGGCCGTCCCGTCGTCTCCACCGCGTTCCCGCACGCCGTCGAGCTGTTGGGCGACGGGACCGGGCTCGTGGTGCCGCAACGCGACCCCGTCGCGTTGGAGGCCGCACTGCGCCGGGCGCTCGGCGAGCCGGAGCTGGCCGACGGAATGGCGGAACGAGCGGCCTCGAAGGCCCCGGGCCTGCTGTGGGGCGCTGTCGCTTCCCGCTACCGGCAGATCGCGGAGTCGCTCGTCACCGCACCGGTGCGGGTCACGTCGTGA
- a CDS encoding RGCVC family protein has protein sequence MSQEQRISPTDAPRALSTSSTTSAPEGGTDLRCAACPHDRDAHDPIGTRFCTATIAGALSRGCVCVGDAPASAHRAR, from the coding sequence ATGAGTCAGGAACAGCGCATTTCTCCGACCGATGCCCCACGGGCACTGTCCACGTCGTCCACCACGTCTGCTCCCGAGGGCGGCACGGATCTCCGCTGTGCCGCATGTCCGCACGACCGGGATGCGCACGACCCGATCGGCACCAGGTTCTGCACGGCGACGATCGCCGGCGCGCTGAGCCGGGGATGCGTCTGCGTCGGTGACGCGCCGGCGTCCGCGCACAGGGCTCGTTGA
- a CDS encoding LysR family transcriptional regulator: protein MRYRRLGYFVAVAEELSFTRAAQRLHMAQPPLSQQIALLEKEIGTPLFDRSRRTIRLTAAGAALLPEARRLLTDLDETVRMVRSVGDGTVGRLAVGFVPSAINGVLADLLREFRATHPAVELTLREMAPDALLRAVHDRRLDLAVLYLPVSDPDLDQRRLASEELLLALPEAHPAAAARAISLADVADEPFVLPERHDVPGLHAAVTALFTDAGVTPRIAQRGVWLIQTVLGLVAAGTGLAVVPSSATALRRHGVLLRPLTDAAPRLELAAIWRRDNASSPLKGLLDVMEP, encoded by the coding sequence GTGCGCTACCGGCGGCTCGGCTACTTCGTGGCGGTCGCGGAGGAGCTGAGCTTCACCCGCGCCGCCCAGCGTCTGCACATGGCCCAACCCCCGCTCAGCCAGCAGATCGCCCTCCTGGAGAAGGAGATCGGCACGCCGCTCTTCGACCGCTCGCGCCGCACCATCCGGCTCACCGCCGCGGGCGCAGCCCTGCTGCCGGAGGCCCGCCGGCTGCTCACCGACCTCGACGAGACCGTGCGGATGGTGCGCAGCGTCGGGGACGGGACCGTCGGCAGGCTCGCCGTCGGGTTCGTCCCCTCGGCGATCAACGGCGTGCTCGCCGACCTGCTGCGTGAGTTCCGCGCCACGCACCCGGCCGTCGAGCTGACCCTGCGCGAGATGGCCCCCGACGCGCTGCTGCGGGCCGTGCACGACCGCCGCCTCGACCTGGCCGTGCTCTACCTGCCCGTCTCCGACCCGGACCTCGACCAGCGCCGGCTCGCCTCCGAGGAACTCCTCCTCGCCCTCCCCGAGGCACACCCCGCCGCGGCGGCGCGCGCGATCTCCCTCGCCGACGTCGCGGACGAACCTTTCGTCCTGCCGGAACGGCACGACGTGCCCGGGCTGCACGCCGCAGTCACCGCCCTGTTCACCGACGCCGGCGTCACACCCCGGATCGCCCAACGCGGCGTGTGGCTCATCCAGACCGTGCTGGGCCTGGTGGCCGCCGGAACCGGCCTCGCGGTGGTCCCGTCCTCGGCAACCGCGCTACGCAGGCACGGCGTGCTCCTCCGCCCCCTGACCGACGCGGCACCCCGGCTGGAACTGGCGGCGATCTGGCGCCGGGACAACGCGTCGTCGCCCTTGAAAGGCCTGTTGGACGTGATGGAGCCGTAG
- a CDS encoding CoA transferase subunit A — MSTLADRVTVDSAVLDVAEAVSRIEDGATLMVGGFGLVGAPLTLIEGLLAHTTAGNLTIISNNLGEPGRGLGRLLLEGRVRKAVGSYFTSNPDVVAAYQAGKLEIDLLPQGTLAEAIRAGGAGIGGFYTRTGWGTSLGEGREERTIRGEPHIYQESLRADVALVRARAADELGNLVYSKTARNFNPDMATAADLVIAEVDEVVPVGALDPEAIVTPHLFVDAVVLSDTVVLSGAAR; from the coding sequence ATGTCCACACTCGCCGACCGGGTCACCGTCGACTCAGCCGTTCTCGATGTCGCCGAGGCGGTCTCACGGATCGAGGACGGCGCCACGCTCATGGTCGGCGGCTTCGGCCTCGTCGGCGCCCCGCTCACGCTGATCGAGGGCCTGCTCGCGCACACGACCGCCGGGAACCTGACGATCATCAGCAACAACCTCGGCGAGCCGGGCCGCGGCCTGGGCAGGCTGCTCCTCGAAGGCCGGGTCCGCAAGGCCGTCGGTTCCTACTTCACCAGCAACCCCGACGTCGTGGCGGCGTACCAGGCCGGGAAGCTGGAGATCGACCTGCTGCCGCAGGGCACCCTCGCCGAGGCGATCCGGGCCGGCGGCGCGGGCATCGGCGGTTTCTACACCCGCACCGGGTGGGGCACCTCGCTCGGCGAGGGCCGCGAGGAGCGGACGATCCGCGGCGAGCCGCACATCTACCAGGAGAGCCTGCGGGCCGACGTCGCGCTCGTGCGGGCGCGGGCGGCCGACGAGCTGGGCAACCTCGTCTACTCGAAGACCGCCCGCAACTTCAACCCGGACATGGCGACCGCCGCCGACCTGGTGATCGCCGAGGTCGACGAGGTGGTGCCCGTCGGGGCCCTCGACCCGGAGGCCATCGTGACCCCGCACCTGTTCGTCGACGCTGTGGTTCTCAGCGACACGGTCGTGCTGAGCGGAGCCGCGCGATGA
- a CDS encoding 3-oxoacid CoA-transferase subunit B, which translates to MTDIQNRIAARVVPHIRPGAVVNLGIGIPTLVADHLPSGHAAHLQTENGLLGVGPTPAPDQVDPDLVHAGKQPVTARPGASYFASSASFGMIRGGHVEVAVLGALQIDAAGRIANWAIPGKPVLGVGGAMDLLVGARTVVVATTHTAKDGSPKIVPECTFPLTAQRPVDVVVTEAATFRTDAAGLVLVDLAAGTGVDWVRAHTAAPFRVELEDGLLPQAGH; encoded by the coding sequence ATGACCGACATCCAGAACCGGATCGCCGCCCGCGTCGTCCCGCACATCCGGCCCGGCGCGGTTGTCAACCTCGGCATCGGCATCCCCACCCTCGTCGCCGACCACCTGCCATCCGGCCACGCCGCCCACCTGCAGACCGAGAACGGCCTGCTCGGTGTCGGTCCGACCCCGGCACCGGACCAGGTGGACCCCGATCTCGTGCACGCAGGCAAGCAGCCGGTCACCGCGCGGCCCGGCGCCTCCTACTTCGCCAGCTCGGCGTCGTTCGGCATGATCCGCGGCGGGCACGTCGAGGTCGCGGTGCTCGGGGCCCTGCAGATCGACGCGGCCGGCCGGATCGCGAACTGGGCCATCCCCGGCAAGCCGGTGCTCGGCGTCGGCGGCGCGATGGACCTGCTCGTCGGCGCCCGGACCGTGGTGGTGGCCACCACGCACACCGCGAAGGACGGCTCGCCGAAGATCGTGCCGGAGTGCACGTTCCCGCTCACCGCCCAGCGGCCGGTGGACGTCGTCGTGACGGAGGCGGCGACGTTCCGCACGGATGCCGCGGGCCTGGTGCTCGTCGACCTGGCCGCCGGGACCGGCGTCGACTGGGTCCGCGCCCACACCGCAGCGCCGTTCCGGGTCGAGCTGGAGGACGGCCTGCTGCCGCAGGCAGGCCACTGA